A single Desulfomonile tiedjei DNA region contains:
- the lptC gene encoding LPS export ABC transporter periplasmic protein LptC: MNHKEIERWYRLRNLKRLSQFLVLFAIVLLAAGYVASRLIVERPMFPKFPLTGGTGITIENFNYSSPGAHPWELAASRAVVSDSLNRVELTGPKVLYHGASGADIHLSAGAGTLDKKDNNVSMKDDVRIQFRGFLFKTDDIQYSHSAREAETASPVSLEGPDLHLTGKGLKVSVEKEEIVVEDDVQARLYNVKWVESGGKLPM; this comes from the coding sequence ATGAACCATAAAGAAATCGAACGCTGGTACAGGCTCAGAAATCTCAAGAGGTTGTCCCAGTTTCTTGTGTTGTTCGCTATCGTGCTCCTGGCGGCCGGTTACGTTGCATCGCGTTTAATCGTGGAAAGGCCGATGTTTCCCAAGTTTCCCTTGACCGGTGGGACAGGGATAACCATCGAAAATTTCAACTATTCATCTCCAGGCGCGCATCCCTGGGAACTTGCCGCTTCAAGAGCGGTGGTGTCGGACTCGCTTAACAGGGTGGAGCTAACTGGACCCAAGGTGCTGTACCACGGCGCATCGGGCGCGGATATTCATTTGAGCGCTGGAGCCGGGACTCTCGACAAGAAGGACAACAACGTCTCTATGAAGGACGATGTAAGAATTCAATTCCGAGGTTTTCTTTTCAAAACGGATGATATCCAGTACTCGCACAGCGCACGCGAGGCGGAGACTGCTTCCCCCGTTTCTCTGGAAGGCCCGGATCTTCATCTGACCGGCAAAGGGCTGAAGGTCTCTGTGGAAAAGGAAGAAATCGTTGTGGAGGACGATGTGCAGGCACGCCTTTACAATGTAAAATGGGTGGAATCCGGCGGCAAGCTGCCTATGTGA
- a CDS encoding phosphoribosylaminoimidazolesuccinocarboxamide synthase, with amino-acid sequence MGVQVMKETSLPTLTLAGRGKVRDVYQIEDLLLIVSTDRLSAFDVILPDPIPFKGRVLNNLSLFWMRETGHLVPNHLVTADVSQYPDECRQFSSVLEGRSMLVKKAQTFPVECVARGYVIGSGWKDYQATGAICGIPLPKGLAQAQKLPEPVFTPSTKAQIGDHDENITFSRVKDLVGEETARWLRDKTLELYLHGARWAEERGVIIADTKFEFGVIDGVPSLIDEVLTPDSSRFWPMADYRTGISPPSLDKQFVRDYLEGLKWDKRPPAPGLPQEIISKTTEKYLELYRIITGQDLTQGV; translated from the coding sequence ATGGGTGTCCAAGTTATGAAGGAGACATCTCTGCCGACATTGACGCTTGCCGGGCGAGGCAAGGTTCGGGATGTGTACCAAATTGAGGATCTGCTCCTAATTGTCTCCACAGACAGGCTTTCGGCTTTTGACGTGATCCTTCCGGACCCTATCCCCTTCAAGGGAAGGGTGCTCAACAATCTGAGTCTTTTCTGGATGCGCGAGACAGGGCATTTGGTCCCGAATCATTTGGTTACGGCTGACGTGTCCCAATATCCGGACGAGTGCAGACAGTTTTCTTCTGTGTTGGAAGGTCGGAGCATGTTGGTGAAGAAGGCTCAAACCTTTCCTGTGGAATGCGTGGCCCGCGGCTATGTCATCGGCAGTGGGTGGAAAGATTACCAGGCTACGGGAGCAATTTGCGGTATCCCTTTGCCCAAAGGCCTGGCCCAAGCCCAGAAGCTTCCTGAACCTGTATTCACTCCTTCCACAAAAGCGCAGATAGGCGATCACGACGAAAATATTACATTTAGCCGGGTGAAGGACCTTGTAGGGGAAGAGACCGCGCGGTGGCTTCGTGACAAAACCTTGGAACTATATCTTCATGGCGCGCGTTGGGCCGAGGAGCGCGGAGTAATCATAGCGGATACAAAGTTCGAATTCGGCGTTATAGATGGCGTGCCTTCACTTATTGACGAAGTGCTCACACCCGATTCCTCGCGGTTTTGGCCCATGGCGGACTACCGCACGGGCATTTCTCCCCCGTCACTGGATAAGCAGTTTGTAAGGGATTATTTGGAAGGGCTGAAATGGGATAAAAGACCGCCCGCGCCCGGACTGCCACAGGAAATTATCTCCAAGACGACAGAAAAGTATCTGGAATTATACAGAATCATCACCGGCCAGGACCTTACGCAGGGCGTTTAG
- the raiA gene encoding ribosome-associated translation inhibitor RaiA produces the protein MQLAVTFRHMDPSEALKTYVQERTSRLTKYIDKPLDAQVTLSVQKFRQTADVVINANGIRIAGQEAHEDMYAAVDLVMDKIERQVKKYKERIRKHKPIQGRELTWRRDIYEQESFEDDREPVVVRTENYFVKPMSVDEAAMQMDLSHQDFLVFNNASTQTVNVLYRRKDGNYGLIVPQTS, from the coding sequence ATGCAACTTGCCGTTACTTTTAGACATATGGACCCTTCGGAGGCGTTGAAGACCTACGTTCAGGAGCGGACTTCAAGACTGACCAAATACATTGACAAACCTCTTGACGCCCAAGTCACCTTAAGCGTCCAGAAGTTCAGGCAGACAGCCGACGTGGTCATAAACGCCAACGGCATTCGTATTGCCGGCCAAGAAGCCCATGAGGACATGTATGCAGCCGTTGATCTGGTGATGGACAAGATCGAACGGCAGGTCAAAAAGTACAAGGAAAGAATAAGAAAACACAAGCCCATTCAAGGAAGAGAACTAACGTGGAGGAGAGACATCTACGAGCAGGAGAGCTTCGAGGACGATAGGGAACCGGTGGTGGTCCGGACTGAGAACTACTTCGTGAAACCCATGTCCGTGGATGAAGCGGCAATGCAAATGGATTTATCGCACCAGGACTTTTTGGTGTTTAACAACGCATCTACACAAACGGTGAACGTGCTTTACAGAAGAAAGGACGGCAACTACGGTCTGATCGTCCCGCAGACCTCTTAG
- a CDS encoding PTS sugar transporter subunit IIA, protein MKILDFLRADAIISSLAAHSKEEVLQELAEPITKANPGMDKEGLVRTLVDRENLGSTGIGGGIAIPHGKFEGLKHLTASFGKSDAGIDFNSMDNRPAHLFFLLVAPKNSAGEHLKALARISRLFKDPLLKNGLLQTESKDEIFRLLEEYDLRLP, encoded by the coding sequence ATGAAAATTCTAGATTTCCTTCGCGCCGACGCAATTATTTCATCCCTTGCTGCCCATTCCAAGGAAGAAGTGCTTCAGGAGTTGGCGGAGCCCATTACCAAGGCTAATCCCGGGATGGACAAAGAGGGCCTTGTCAGGACTCTCGTAGACAGAGAGAACCTCGGCAGCACCGGAATCGGCGGCGGCATAGCCATACCTCACGGCAAGTTTGAAGGCCTCAAACATCTGACAGCCAGCTTTGGCAAGAGTGACGCGGGCATTGACTTCAATTCCATGGACAATAGACCGGCGCACCTTTTCTTTCTGCTGGTGGCGCCGAAAAATTCCGCCGGCGAGCATCTTAAGGCGCTTGCACGCATTTCCAGGCTTTTCAAGGACCCGCTGTTGAAGAATGGTCTCCTGCAAACAGAATCCAAGGATGAGATCTTCCGCCTGCTGGAGGAATACGACCTCCGCCTTCCGTAA
- the rpoN gene encoding RNA polymerase factor sigma-54 → MSLEIKQQLRQTQQLVMTPQLQQAIKLLQYNHLELVGALEHELKENPLLEVSSFEEPFSEAETTNRNDIESLEDMTREPQRPESDIFDIDWENYLESYGADYSPRQRDFSERPPLDNVASSNDNLFHYLLRQLQLSRIEGDNRRIALEIIGNVDENGYLDVNLEELARQRQVDPSRVYKVLADVQTFDPAGVAARDLRECLLIQARLMDPAEPLGIRILEEAFEPFEHGKLDLVARKLKVSIDEIKQATKALAQLEPKPGRPFQNSDTIYVVPDIYVLKVGGEYSVILNDDGLPRLKISAFYQRELHSNSSTSVTRNYIQEKMRGAMWLIKSIHQRQRTIYRVTQSIIKFQKEFFDKGIDFLRPLILKDVADDIEMHESTISRVTTNKYVHTPRGIFELKYFFNSGIRHGDDSIASESVKNHILKIVKNENPKRPASDKQIVDVLLREKIQIARRTVAKYREVLGIPPSSKRRKKY, encoded by the coding sequence ATGTCTCTTGAAATAAAACAACAGCTGCGTCAGACCCAGCAACTGGTCATGACGCCTCAGCTACAGCAGGCTATCAAGCTCCTCCAGTACAATCATCTGGAGTTGGTCGGCGCGCTGGAGCACGAACTCAAGGAGAATCCTCTACTTGAGGTTTCGTCTTTCGAAGAGCCGTTTTCCGAGGCCGAGACGACCAACAGGAACGACATCGAATCTTTGGAGGACATGACCCGGGAACCACAGCGCCCGGAAAGTGACATCTTCGATATTGACTGGGAGAATTACCTGGAGAGCTATGGGGCCGATTATTCTCCTCGCCAACGTGACTTCTCCGAGCGGCCGCCTCTGGATAACGTTGCTTCCTCAAATGACAACCTGTTTCACTACCTGTTGCGCCAACTCCAATTGAGCCGGATAGAAGGGGATAACCGGCGAATCGCCCTGGAAATCATTGGAAACGTAGACGAGAACGGTTACCTGGACGTAAATCTGGAGGAGCTTGCCCGGCAACGCCAAGTGGACCCATCGAGAGTGTACAAAGTCCTTGCCGATGTTCAGACCTTCGACCCGGCCGGTGTGGCGGCTCGTGATCTGCGAGAATGTCTGCTAATACAGGCAAGATTGATGGATCCCGCGGAGCCCCTGGGGATTCGGATTCTGGAAGAGGCCTTCGAACCGTTTGAGCATGGAAAGCTCGATCTAGTGGCCCGCAAGCTCAAGGTGTCCATCGACGAAATAAAACAGGCTACAAAGGCCCTCGCCCAATTGGAGCCGAAACCGGGCAGGCCGTTTCAGAATTCGGACACGATCTACGTGGTTCCGGACATCTATGTCCTCAAGGTTGGGGGAGAGTATTCCGTCATACTCAACGACGATGGGCTTCCTCGACTGAAAATCAGCGCGTTTTATCAGAGAGAATTGCACTCCAATTCTTCCACTTCCGTCACGAGGAACTATATTCAGGAGAAGATGCGAGGAGCCATGTGGCTCATCAAGAGCATTCATCAGCGACAAAGAACGATTTACAGGGTGACCCAATCCATTATAAAATTTCAAAAGGAATTCTTTGATAAGGGGATCGACTTTCTGAGACCCCTGATCCTCAAGGACGTGGCTGACGACATAGAAATGCACGAGTCAACCATCAGTCGCGTTACGACCAACAAATACGTCCATACCCCGCGCGGGATCTTCGAGCTAAAATATTTCTTTAATTCAGGAATTCGTCACGGGGACGATTCAATCGCGTCTGAGTCTGTGAAAAACCATATCTTAAAAATCGTCAAGAATGAGAACCCGAAGAGGCCCGCCAGCGATAAGCAAATCGTGGACGTGCTCTTGAGGGAAAAAATTCAGATCGCCCGCAGAACCGTTGCCAAGTACCGGGAAGTACTGGGAATTCCTCCATCGAGCAAACGAAGAAAGAAATATTAG
- a CDS encoding exodeoxyribonuclease VII large subunit, with protein MELPERKVYTVSELTAGIRELLEKEFPSVWIQGEISNFRAAPSGHLYFTLKDESAQIRCVMFKIQSRFLRFKLEDGLRIIGWGRLSVYGARGEYQIIMDTLEPMGFGSLMLAFEQLKSRLAAEGLFDESRKKPLPRFPRTIGVVTSPRGAAVRDMIRIIRRRFPAVTILVSSATVQGDRAPDEIVDAIERLCAAGDVDAVIVGRGGGSIEDLWAFNDERVVRAVCACPLPIISAVGHETDVTLTDFAADLRASTPSAAAELAVPDKLELMDGIVHMVARVRNSVLGTTSRLRQGLNELAKRLYDPRRQIQERRMRMDDLIMRLGLTVRRRLELLRGETSALTERMRPQYLQRIVAADRQECGLLFRRLERSMSDALKHHRTAAENSAARLDDLSPLAILSRGYSITLKVATGDIITDAATVETGDRVRVQLHRGELSCQITGKKDSDVARSKERDVL; from the coding sequence ATGGAGCTACCGGAGCGCAAGGTATACACGGTTTCCGAACTGACGGCCGGAATCAGGGAACTTTTGGAGAAAGAGTTCCCTTCGGTCTGGATTCAAGGTGAGATTTCCAATTTTCGGGCAGCCCCGTCAGGGCATCTCTATTTTACCCTCAAGGACGAATCCGCTCAGATTCGCTGCGTAATGTTCAAAATCCAGAGCCGTTTCTTAAGGTTCAAACTCGAGGACGGACTGCGCATTATCGGGTGGGGGCGGCTGTCGGTTTACGGGGCCAGGGGTGAGTATCAGATTATCATGGATACGCTGGAACCCATGGGGTTCGGCAGCCTGATGCTGGCCTTTGAGCAACTCAAGAGCAGGCTTGCTGCAGAAGGCCTCTTTGACGAGAGTCGCAAAAAGCCCTTGCCCCGTTTTCCGAGGACAATCGGGGTAGTTACCTCTCCCCGCGGCGCAGCCGTTAGAGATATGATCCGCATAATCCGGCGTCGCTTCCCCGCGGTAACCATTCTGGTCAGCTCCGCTACCGTTCAAGGGGATCGGGCCCCTGACGAAATCGTGGACGCGATTGAAAGACTATGCGCGGCCGGGGATGTTGACGCGGTTATTGTGGGACGCGGCGGGGGATCTATAGAGGATTTGTGGGCTTTCAACGACGAACGAGTGGTAAGGGCGGTCTGCGCATGTCCTTTGCCCATAATAAGCGCGGTGGGCCACGAAACGGACGTAACGTTGACGGATTTCGCCGCGGACCTGAGAGCATCCACTCCTTCCGCGGCCGCGGAATTGGCCGTGCCGGACAAGCTTGAACTGATGGACGGCATTGTTCATATGGTGGCTCGCGTCAGGAATTCCGTCCTTGGGACCACCAGCAGACTTAGGCAAGGGCTCAATGAGTTGGCCAAAAGGCTTTACGATCCACGGAGGCAGATCCAGGAGCGTCGCATGAGGATGGACGATTTGATCATGCGCCTCGGGTTGACCGTGCGCCGTAGACTCGAACTGCTGCGCGGGGAAACTTCCGCCTTGACCGAAAGGATGAGACCTCAGTATTTGCAGCGAATCGTGGCCGCGGACAGGCAGGAATGCGGCTTGTTGTTCCGGCGTCTTGAACGGTCCATGAGCGATGCCTTAAAGCATCACAGGACAGCCGCGGAGAATTCAGCCGCGCGGCTGGACGACCTGAGCCCCCTGGCCATCCTGTCCAGAGGATATTCAATAACCTTGAAGGTGGCTACCGGAGACATAATTACGGACGCTGCAACCGTGGAAACAGGTGACCGGGTTCGTGTTCAGCTCCACCGAGGCGAATTGTCTTGTCAGATTACCGGAAAGAAAGACTCCGACGTGGCCCGATCCAAAGAAAGGGACGTCTTATGA
- a CDS encoding inositol monophosphatase, giving the protein MTTDIKPGDVLPFLEHMVGKAGRVLMGYFQGELHIKLKDDREGAIDIVTDADRASEDLILEAIHRQFPGHDILTEETPTEKTGSKYLWLVDPLDGTVNFAHSYPVFAVSIALMVDGSLVAGMVHDPLKQETFSAFRNGGAFLNGTPIRVSNADRLEQSVVATGFPYDKAFSTENNLAEFSRVLMKVQGMRRGGSAAMDLAYVASGRLDGFWELKLKPWDMAAGMLLVEEACGRVTDRTGRPTDVYTTSILATNGRIHDLLVEALDEKRPKLA; this is encoded by the coding sequence ATGACCACTGATATAAAGCCGGGAGATGTGCTCCCTTTCTTGGAGCACATGGTTGGGAAAGCGGGCCGGGTGCTCATGGGGTATTTCCAGGGGGAACTTCACATCAAGCTCAAAGACGACCGCGAGGGGGCCATTGACATTGTTACCGACGCGGACCGCGCTTCAGAAGATCTTATTCTTGAAGCAATCCACAGACAGTTTCCGGGGCACGACATCCTCACGGAAGAGACTCCGACTGAAAAAACAGGGTCGAAATACTTGTGGCTCGTGGATCCTTTGGACGGCACGGTCAACTTTGCCCACAGTTACCCTGTTTTCGCCGTTTCCATTGCGCTCATGGTAGACGGATCGCTGGTCGCGGGCATGGTCCACGATCCGCTAAAACAAGAGACCTTTTCCGCTTTTCGGAACGGTGGGGCTTTTCTCAACGGGACGCCTATTCGAGTCTCGAACGCTGATCGACTGGAGCAGAGTGTGGTCGCCACGGGTTTCCCGTACGACAAGGCTTTCTCTACCGAGAATAATTTAGCCGAGTTTTCCAGAGTGTTGATGAAGGTTCAAGGCATGCGCCGCGGAGGATCAGCAGCCATGGACCTGGCGTACGTGGCCTCAGGCAGGCTGGACGGGTTCTGGGAGCTGAAGCTGAAGCCTTGGGACATGGCCGCGGGGATGCTGTTGGTGGAGGAAGCCTGCGGCCGGGTCACGGATCGGACCGGTCGGCCGACGGATGTTTACACCACGAGTATCTTGGCGACCAATGGGCGGATTCACGACCTTCTGGTGGAGGCTCTCGACGAAAAGCGCCCTAAATTAGCGTGA
- the lptB gene encoding LPS export ABC transporter ATP-binding protein, with protein MAASNRELRARGLVKEYGGQRVVDNVSLRIHSGQVVGLLGPNGAGKTTTFYMITGLVRPDGGEVFLDDQDISQLPVYLRARLGINYLPQETSVFRKLTVAENIMAILETMETDKNVRAERLDQLLAELDITALRDQRADSLSGGQKRRLEITRALVTHPDFILLDEPFAGLDPIVVLEIQKIIAKLKERGIGVVITDHNTRETLGVCDIIYLLDKGRILEEGDPRTIASSERAREVYLGKQFSL; from the coding sequence ATAGCCGCGAGCAACAGAGAGTTAAGGGCTCGGGGCCTGGTAAAGGAATACGGAGGCCAACGTGTCGTTGACAACGTCAGCCTCCGAATTCATTCCGGGCAGGTGGTAGGGTTGCTAGGTCCCAACGGAGCCGGCAAGACCACGACTTTTTACATGATTACCGGCCTGGTCAGACCGGATGGCGGAGAAGTGTTCCTGGACGATCAGGACATATCTCAGCTCCCGGTTTATCTGCGGGCGAGGCTGGGGATCAATTACCTGCCGCAGGAGACCTCGGTTTTTCGGAAGCTCACGGTGGCCGAGAATATTATGGCAATCCTTGAAACCATGGAGACCGATAAGAATGTCCGAGCGGAAAGGTTGGATCAACTCCTGGCGGAATTGGACATCACGGCTCTGAGGGATCAACGCGCGGACAGTCTTTCGGGAGGTCAAAAAAGGCGCCTGGAAATCACCCGCGCCCTGGTGACGCATCCGGATTTCATACTGCTGGATGAACCGTTCGCAGGGCTTGACCCCATCGTCGTGCTGGAGATCCAAAAGATCATCGCAAAGCTCAAAGAGCGCGGGATCGGCGTGGTTATCACCGATCACAACACTAGAGAAACTCTGGGTGTATGTGATATAATCTATCTCTTGGATAAAGGTCGAATCCTCGAAGAGGGAGATCCGCGGACCATAGCGTCCAGCGAACGAGCCAGAGAAGTCTATCTGGGCAAACAATTCAGTCTATGA
- the kdsA gene encoding 3-deoxy-8-phosphooctulonate synthase, translated as MDDQMPSPAPLEVGRYRLGGDGELFLILGPCVIESEQLTLDIARELARISQSTSIPVIFKASFDKANRTSVESFRGPGLEKGLEVLKAVRQETGLPVISDIHTPDQAEPAGRVLDVIQIPAFLSRQTDLLLAAAKTGKTVNIKKGQFQAPPDMVHALKKVLSTGNDRIMITERGATFGYNDLVADMRSIVRMKRFGFPVVFDATHSAQFPGRGDGRSGGDRSLVPWLARSAVAAGADGIFMEVHPEPDKALCDGPNCLDLGDVEALAVNLQEIYRLIPRREVGLTDQRAFVRSEPTDDLPTLEDRLKKIRLLIFDVDGVLTDGRITFGSGDLEIKSFDVRDGHGIKIAKRCGLEVAMVTGRVSEVVPRRAQDLGVELVFQHVFDKRPVLAELLEKLNLVPEQVAIIGDDVVDIPLLRRAGAGFAVPDAPEEVRREAHYVTRRRGGEGAAREMIEMILQAQGKWDAALARYYE; from the coding sequence ATGGATGATCAGATGCCCTCCCCGGCCCCTCTTGAGGTGGGAAGATATCGCCTCGGAGGCGACGGGGAGTTGTTTCTTATTTTGGGTCCTTGTGTCATAGAGTCGGAGCAGCTCACCTTGGACATTGCCCGCGAACTGGCACGAATAAGCCAAAGCACGTCCATTCCCGTGATATTCAAGGCTTCTTTTGACAAGGCCAACCGCACGTCGGTGGAATCCTTCCGTGGTCCCGGGCTTGAGAAGGGCCTGGAGGTTCTTAAAGCTGTCAGGCAAGAGACAGGCCTTCCCGTAATTTCCGACATCCATACTCCGGATCAAGCAGAACCGGCCGGTCGAGTGCTGGACGTTATTCAGATTCCAGCCTTTCTCAGTCGCCAGACGGATCTTCTACTTGCCGCGGCCAAGACCGGAAAGACCGTGAACATCAAGAAGGGCCAGTTCCAGGCCCCGCCTGACATGGTCCACGCGTTGAAAAAAGTCCTGAGCACCGGCAACGACCGTATCATGATTACCGAACGGGGAGCCACTTTCGGGTACAACGATCTGGTGGCGGACATGCGTTCGATAGTGAGGATGAAACGCTTCGGCTTTCCGGTGGTTTTTGACGCGACCCATTCCGCTCAATTCCCCGGTCGAGGCGACGGACGTTCAGGCGGGGACCGGTCGCTGGTGCCGTGGTTGGCCCGGTCCGCGGTAGCCGCGGGTGCGGACGGCATTTTCATGGAGGTTCACCCGGAGCCGGACAAAGCCTTGTGTGACGGCCCGAATTGCCTTGATCTGGGAGATGTGGAGGCTCTGGCCGTGAATCTGCAAGAAATTTACAGACTTATTCCCCGCAGAGAAGTCGGTCTTACAGATCAGCGCGCTTTTGTTCGGAGTGAACCAACAGACGACTTGCCCACCTTGGAAGACCGATTGAAAAAAATTCGTTTGCTCATCTTCGATGTCGATGGAGTGCTTACAGACGGCAGAATTACGTTTGGGAGCGGCGATCTGGAGATAAAATCCTTTGATGTCCGTGATGGACATGGTATAAAGATTGCTAAGAGGTGCGGTCTCGAAGTTGCGATGGTTACAGGAAGAGTTTCCGAGGTTGTTCCCAGACGCGCACAGGATCTTGGTGTGGAACTGGTGTTTCAGCACGTTTTCGACAAAAGACCGGTGCTCGCGGAACTTCTCGAAAAACTCAACCTCGTACCCGAGCAGGTGGCGATCATAGGAGACGATGTCGTGGACATACCGCTCCTGCGCCGAGCGGGTGCGGGGTTCGCGGTGCCGGACGCGCCCGAAGAGGTGCGAAGAGAAGCCCATTACGTCACTCGACGCCGCGGCGGCGAGGGCGCGGCAAGAGAGATGATCGAAATGATCCTGCAAGCCCAGGGCAAATGGGACGCCGCATTGGCCAGATACTATGAGTAG
- a CDS encoding CTP synthase, which translates to MYKSTKFIFVTGGVLSSLGKGLSAASIGALMECRGLTVTLLKMDPYINVDPGTMNPFQHGEVFVTEDGAETDLDLGHYERFTHAVLRQKNNFTTGQIYDSVIQKERRGEYLGATVQVIPHITDEIKDKIRNLGNGVDVAIVEVGGTVGDIESLPFLEAIRQLRADLGPQNVLYVHLTLLPYVKASGEVKTKPTQHSVKALREVGIQPDILICRTEKRITRDIKEKIALFCNVRPEEVIAAEDVDCIYEVPLKFHEEGLDQKIIELLNIWTRAPILDQWKSFVQAVHSLKNEVTIGIVGKYVELKESYKSLNEALFAGGVHNKARVKLKFIDSELIEKEGLRDEFDDIHGILVPGGFGSRGIEGKIRAVQYARENLLPYFGICLGMQVAVVEFARNVCGMAKANSTEFDAGTRYPVIHLMDEQRAITDKGGTMRLGTYECFIQPDSRAFEIYGKTVIGERHRHRYEFNMEFRQKLEQKGFRPGGVSPDGKLVELVEYSDHPWFVGCQFHPEFKSRPMDPHPLFASYIKACVEYKNRSSKAGAVRAAGLQGEKFAEDRPKFPASAGRKVRHLKSAPAKGGNKG; encoded by the coding sequence ATGTATAAGAGCACAAAGTTCATATTCGTCACCGGAGGGGTTCTATCGTCACTCGGGAAGGGGCTGTCCGCTGCCAGCATCGGCGCGCTGATGGAATGCAGAGGCCTGACAGTGACCCTTCTGAAGATGGACCCGTACATTAACGTGGACCCGGGGACAATGAATCCCTTTCAGCATGGCGAGGTCTTCGTGACAGAAGACGGAGCCGAAACCGATCTGGATCTTGGCCATTACGAGAGGTTCACGCACGCGGTCCTTCGCCAAAAGAACAACTTCACGACAGGACAGATTTACGACTCCGTAATACAGAAGGAACGTAGGGGTGAATACCTGGGCGCTACCGTCCAAGTGATTCCGCACATAACCGACGAGATAAAGGACAAGATCCGAAACCTGGGAAACGGAGTAGATGTTGCCATAGTAGAGGTCGGTGGAACAGTGGGAGACATAGAAAGCCTGCCGTTCCTCGAAGCCATACGGCAACTACGGGCTGATTTGGGACCTCAAAACGTGCTGTACGTCCATCTCACTCTGCTCCCGTATGTGAAAGCGTCGGGCGAGGTCAAGACCAAGCCCACCCAGCACAGTGTGAAGGCCCTCAGAGAAGTGGGAATCCAACCCGATATACTGATATGTAGAACGGAAAAGAGAATTACTCGAGACATCAAGGAGAAAATAGCCCTTTTCTGCAACGTCAGGCCCGAGGAAGTAATCGCGGCGGAAGACGTGGACTGTATCTACGAAGTCCCTCTGAAATTCCACGAAGAGGGCCTGGACCAGAAGATCATCGAACTGCTTAATATTTGGACTCGTGCGCCGATACTTGATCAATGGAAATCGTTTGTCCAAGCGGTCCACTCGTTAAAGAACGAGGTGACCATCGGGATTGTCGGGAAATACGTGGAGCTTAAGGAATCGTACAAGAGTCTCAACGAAGCTCTATTTGCCGGAGGAGTTCATAACAAAGCCAGAGTAAAGTTGAAATTCATCGACTCCGAGTTGATTGAAAAAGAGGGACTCCGGGACGAATTCGACGACATTCATGGCATATTGGTTCCGGGCGGCTTCGGTTCTCGGGGGATAGAAGGCAAGATCAGAGCCGTTCAATACGCGCGCGAAAACCTTCTCCCATACTTCGGGATCTGCCTCGGAATGCAGGTGGCTGTGGTGGAATTCGCGAGGAACGTCTGCGGAATGGCCAAGGCTAATTCCACCGAGTTTGATGCCGGCACGCGCTATCCGGTGATCCACCTGATGGATGAGCAGCGCGCGATCACCGACAAGGGCGGCACCATGAGATTGGGCACCTATGAATGTTTCATTCAGCCGGACAGCCGCGCTTTCGAAATCTACGGCAAGACTGTCATAGGTGAGCGGCATAGGCATCGGTACGAATTCAACATGGAGTTCAGGCAAAAGCTCGAGCAAAAGGGGTTCAGGCCGGGTGGAGTATCGCCGGACGGCAAACTGGTGGAGCTTGTGGAGTACTCCGACCATCCCTGGTTCGTTGGTTGTCAGTTTCATCCCGAGTTCAAGTCTCGCCCCATGGATCCTCATCCGCTCTTTGCCTCATACATAAAGGCCTGCGTCGAATACAAGAACAGATCGTCGAAGGCCGGAGCTGTCCGCGCTGCGGGTCTCCAAGGGGAAAAATTTGCGGAAGATCGGCCCAAGTTCCCTGCTTCGGCAGGCCGGAAAGTGAGACACCTGAAATCCGCTCCTGCCAAGGGCGGCAATAAAGGGTGA